A genomic stretch from Salarias fasciatus chromosome 18, fSalaFa1.1, whole genome shotgun sequence includes:
- the LOC115405581 gene encoding zinc finger protein 70-like, which yields MSQSNMYVWKNRFCLSQKDPEPVPAPEEPAQPQVLQIKEEPEDPEFPQIIEVPEEPEFLLVKEEPEEPEEPELPWVLEEPELPQAVEEEEEEEEEEEEEEEEEEQLPQIKEEAEDPELLQVIVEQEELELPLVIQDPEDPEDLCSSQPLLSSDATFRWSYEETYCNEKLLSKDCVPAQRREPAGLNRDEGSAGRRRLGPENGEHGAPAAPFHTDKTKKPVKCTMCEEVFRDRYHMKKHRRVHTNENCCQICGKSFSHSSALTKHMRIHTGEKPYSCDICGKSFSQSSNLTGHMRIHTGEKPYSCQTCGKSFSHSWNLNDHMRTHTGDKPYSCDTCGKKFSQSCNLTKHMRIHTDERPYSCETCGKSFCQSSALTKHVRIHTNERPFACQTCGKSFSHSWNLTNHMRTHTGEKPYVCRTCGKGFSHSGDLTRHGRVHSKEVVVWKNLWNQAWSNVCDDKAVEPGGE from the coding sequence ATGTCCCAGAGCAACATGTACGTCTGGAAGAACCGGTTCTGTCTGAGCCAGAAGGACCCCGAGCCGGTACCGGCTCCAGAAGAACCGGCTCAGCCGCAGGTTCTTCAGATCAAAGAGGAGCCGGAGGACCCCGAGTTTCCACAGATCATAGAGGTGCCAGAAGAACCCGAGTTCCTGCTGGTgaaagaggagccagaggagccagaggagccagagcTTCCTTGGGTCCTGGAGGAACCAGAGCTTCCAcaagctgtggaggaggaggaggaggaagaggaggaggaggaggaggaggaggaggaggaggagcagcttcctcagattaaagaggaagcagaggatcCGGAGCTTCTGCAGGTCAtcgtggagcaggaggagctggagctcccCCTGGTGATCCAGGACCCGGAGGACCCGGAGGACCTGTGCTCCAGCCAGcctctcctcagctctgacgcCACATTCCGGTGGTCTTATGAGGAAACTTACTGCAACGAGAAACTCCTGTCCAAAGACTGCGTCCCGGCCCAGAGGCGAGAACCGGCGGGACTCAACCGTGACGAGGGCTccgccggccggcggcggctcggccCGGAGAACGGAGAGCACGGCGCCCCGGCGGCCCCGTTCCACACCGACAAGACCAAGAAGCCCGTCAAGTGCACCATGTGCGAGGAGGTGTTCCGAGACCGCTACCACATGAAGAAGCACCGCCGGGTCCACACCAACGAGAACTGCTGCCAGATCTGCGGCAAGAGCTTCAGCCACAGCAGCGCCCTCACCAAGCACATGAGGatccacaccggcgagaagccctACTCCTGCGACATCTGCGGCAAGAGCTTCAGCCAGAGCAGCAACCTGACCGGCCACATGAGGATCCACACCGGAGAGAAGCCCTACTCCTGCCAGACCTGCGGGAAGAGCTTCAGCCACAGCTGGAACCTGAACgaccacatgaggactcacaccgGCGACAAGCCCTACTCCTGCGACACCTGCGGGAAGAAGTTCAGTCAGAGCTGTAACCTGACCAAGCACATGAGGATCCACACCGACGAGCGGCCCTACTCCTGCGAGACCTGCGGCAAGAGCTTCTGCCAGAGCAGCGCCCTGACCAAGCACGTGAGGATCCACACCAACGAGAGGCCCTTCGCCTGCCAGACCTGCGGCAAGAGCTTCAGCCACAGCTGGAACCTGACCaaccacatgaggactcacaccggcgagaagccctACGTCTGCCGCACCTGCGGGAAGGGCTTCAGCCACAGCGGGGACCTGACCCGGCACGGCAGGGTGCACAGCAAGGAGGTGGTGGTCTGGAAGAACCTGTGGAACCAGGCCTGGAGCAACGTGTGCGACGACAAGGCCGTGGAGCCCGGCGGGgagtag